One segment of Deltaproteobacteria bacterium CG11_big_fil_rev_8_21_14_0_20_49_13 DNA contains the following:
- a CDS encoding restriction endonuclease subunit S, translated as MKKGWQTRKLGELCEIELGKTPARANKAFWDEKRETGNVWLSIADLLNAEDNVVVDSKEYLSDKGASISKTVCKGTLLVSFKLTLGRLAFAGRNLFTNEAIAALTIFNEHELSKEFLFYFLHFFDWRKVAENDVKLKGMTLNKAKLKEMPVHFPSPDEQHRIVGMLDKAFEGITTAKTNAEKNLKNARAIFESHLQYIFTQRGPGWKQKTLEEIATTFGRGKSKHRPRNEPKLYGGKYPFIQTGDIRNADHFITEYSQTYSEAGLAQSKQWPKGTICITIAANIAETGILGFDACFPDSVIGVVTNPKEAEVGFVEYLLQSFKARIQAMGKGSAQANINMGTFENERFPFPSVAEQKQIVAKLDSLRKETEHLEAIYRQKLATLEALKKSLLHQAFTGQL; from the coding sequence AGCTTGGTGAACTTTGCGAAATCGAACTAGGGAAAACTCCGGCACGAGCGAATAAGGCGTTTTGGGATGAGAAGCGGGAAACCGGCAATGTCTGGCTTTCTATTGCAGATCTCCTAAATGCCGAGGACAACGTTGTAGTTGATAGCAAAGAATACCTCTCGGACAAAGGCGCATCAATTTCCAAAACAGTCTGCAAAGGAACGCTATTGGTGAGTTTCAAGCTTACGCTGGGACGATTAGCTTTCGCGGGTCGCAACCTTTTTACAAACGAGGCAATTGCTGCTTTGACGATCTTTAATGAGCACGAGTTGTCGAAGGAATTTCTTTTCTACTTTCTACATTTCTTCGATTGGCGCAAAGTTGCCGAAAACGATGTGAAACTCAAGGGAATGACGCTCAACAAGGCGAAGCTAAAGGAAATGCCAGTTCACTTCCCTTCGCCAGACGAACAACATCGGATCGTCGGCATGCTCGACAAAGCATTTGAGGGCATCACCACAGCCAAAACCAACGCCGAAAAGAACCTTAAAAATGCCCGCGCTATATTCGAAAGCCACCTCCAATACATCTTTACCCAGCGTGGCCCGGGATGGAAACAAAAGACGTTGGAAGAGATAGCAACAACCTTTGGTCGAGGTAAGTCAAAGCATCGCCCACGAAATGAGCCAAAGCTTTACGGTGGAAAATATCCATTTATCCAAACTGGCGATATTCGTAACGCGGATCATTTCATTACCGAGTATTCCCAAACTTACAGCGAGGCCGGACTTGCTCAAAGCAAGCAGTGGCCGAAGGGAACAATTTGCATCACCATCGCGGCGAACATTGCAGAGACAGGCATCTTGGGCTTCGATGCGTGCTTTCCCGACAGTGTCATTGGCGTGGTAACAAATCCCAAAGAAGCGGAAGTTGGTTTTGTAGAATATTTATTGCAGTCATTTAAGGCGCGCATCCAAGCAATGGGAAAGGGAAGTGCTCAAGCCAACATCAACATGGGCACTTTCGAAAATGAACGGTTTCCATTTCCATCTGTTGCCGAACAAAAACAAATTGTCGCCAAGCTCGACTCACTTCGCAAAGAAACCGAACACCTCGAAGCGATATACAGGCAAAAACTCGCTACGCTGGAGGCTTTAAAAAAATCGCTATTGCACCAAGCCTTCACCGGCCAACTATAA
- the pruA gene encoding L-glutamate gamma-semialdehyde dehydrogenase produces the protein MVSEFKNEHLADFGKPETVEQMKDALEYVKGELGKEYPLVIGGEKITLEKKISSLNPANPSEIVGSVPSASAAHAGKAVEAAAKAYETWRWVAEEERAERLFHVAQIMRRRKFELSAWMVYEVGKSWAEADGDVCEAIDFCEFYAREALRYAEVQPCLHWAGEHDIMVYVPLGVGVVIPPWNFPLAILAGMTTAAWVTGNTVVLKPSSDSTVIAAKFMEIIEEAGLPAGVVNFVPGNGGVIGDTLVSHPKTRFISFTGSKAVGLHINELAAKPVKGQKWIKRVSAEMGGKDAIVVDNEADLETASTGVVSAAFGFQGQKCSACSRAIIVESVYDEMVKLIVEKANKLTVGPTQDRKNFMGPVVSKKAFDTINEYIEIGKKEGMLVLGDEQPEAGSRKQEAGYFIKPTIFADIKPGARLEQEEMFGPVLAIIKAKDFDHALTIANDTEYGLTGAVYSKNRDKIEKAKLEFHVGNLYINRKCTGAMVACHPFGGFNLSGTCSKAGGRDYLYLFLQSKSISEIVGKGIAGRP, from the coding sequence ATGGTCTCTGAATTCAAAAATGAACATCTGGCAGATTTTGGCAAGCCTGAAACGGTCGAGCAGATGAAGGACGCCCTTGAATATGTAAAGGGTGAGCTGGGTAAAGAATATCCGCTTGTTATAGGTGGAGAGAAAATAACGCTTGAAAAGAAGATAAGCTCTCTAAATCCTGCAAATCCTTCCGAGATAGTCGGTTCTGTGCCGTCGGCATCCGCCGCACATGCGGGTAAGGCAGTTGAGGCGGCGGCAAAGGCCTATGAGACATGGAGATGGGTCGCCGAAGAGGAGCGCGCAGAGAGACTCTTTCATGTTGCCCAAATAATGCGCAGGAGGAAATTCGAACTCTCCGCGTGGATGGTCTATGAGGTAGGCAAATCGTGGGCCGAGGCCGACGGCGACGTGTGCGAGGCCATAGATTTTTGCGAGTTCTACGCACGCGAGGCCCTGCGTTACGCCGAGGTTCAGCCGTGCCTCCACTGGGCCGGCGAGCACGACATAATGGTATATGTCCCTCTCGGGGTCGGTGTTGTCATTCCGCCTTGGAACTTTCCCCTTGCCATACTTGCCGGCATGACCACCGCCGCATGGGTCACGGGGAATACGGTAGTCCTTAAACCTTCAAGCGATTCTACGGTCATAGCAGCAAAGTTCATGGAGATAATAGAAGAGGCCGGTCTTCCGGCCGGTGTCGTTAACTTTGTCCCCGGAAATGGCGGCGTCATTGGGGACACCCTTGTTTCTCATCCAAAGACAAGATTCATATCGTTCACCGGTTCAAAGGCCGTTGGTCTTCATATAAATGAGCTCGCCGCAAAACCAGTTAAGGGACAAAAGTGGATCAAACGCGTTTCTGCAGAGATGGGCGGCAAAGATGCAATAGTCGTGGATAACGAAGCGGATCTCGAAACGGCATCGACCGGTGTTGTTTCCGCGGCTTTCGGTTTTCAGGGGCAGAAATGTTCGGCTTGTTCGCGTGCGATAATAGTCGAGAGCGTATACGATGAAATGGTCAAGCTTATCGTAGAGAAAGCAAATAAGTTGACGGTCGGGCCCACTCAGGACCGGAAGAATTTCATGGGGCCCGTTGTAAGCAAAAAGGCGTTCGATACCATAAATGAATATATCGAAATAGGCAAGAAGGAGGGGATGTTGGTGCTGGGAGATGAACAACCCGAAGCAGGAAGCAGGAAACAGGAAGCAGGATATTTCATCAAGCCGACGATCTTTGCCGATATCAAACCGGGAGCTCGCTTGGAACAGGAGGAGATGTTTGGACCGGTCCTTGCTATCATCAAGGCGAAAGATTTTGACCACGCGCTTACCATAGCCAACGATACCGAGTACGGACTCACAGGCGCGGTCTACTCAAAGAACCGCGATAAGATAGAAAAGGCAAAGCTTGAGTTCCATGTAGGAAATCTATATATAAACCGCAAATGTACGGGTGCAATGGTCGCTTGTCACCCTTTTGGCGGATTCAATTTGAGCGGAACATGTTCAAAGGCCGGCGGACGGGATTATCTCTACCTCTTCCTGCAGTCGAAATCTATCTCGGAGATAGTGGGTAAGGGGATAGCTGGAAGACCATAA
- the rocD gene encoding ornithine--oxo-acid transaminase, translated as MTRTTQDYINEVDKVSAHNYHPLPVVISKGEGVWVWDVDGKKYIDMLSAYSALNQGHNHPRVIAAAKKQMDSLTLTSRAFHNDQMGPFLAKLTKLAGYDKALPMNTGAEGVETAIKAARRWGYKVKKVPEGKAEIIVCSDNFHGRTTTIVGFSTDPVCNGGFGPFTPGFKIIPYGDTKALSTAMTPNTVGFMVEPIQGEAGVKIPPKGYLKECYAITKKNHVLFIADEIQTGLGRTGKLFCFEHEGVRPEIVIIGKALGGGVYPVSGILADDPVMMAAFEWGNHGSTFGGNPLACAVASAAIDVLIDEKLIDRSREMGEYFVGRLANIRSPKIKEARGMGLLCAVELKKEAGHARNYTEALVKEGVLAKETHETTIRFAPPLVIKKEEIDWAVERIAKVLA; from the coding sequence ATGACGAGAACGACGCAAGATTATATCAATGAGGTCGACAAGGTGAGCGCCCATAACTACCATCCGCTTCCGGTGGTGATATCAAAGGGTGAAGGCGTTTGGGTGTGGGATGTCGATGGCAAAAAATACATCGACATGCTCTCTGCTTATTCCGCGCTCAATCAGGGGCATAATCATCCCAGGGTCATAGCCGCGGCAAAAAAACAGATGGATTCGCTGACACTTACCTCTCGCGCATTTCATAACGATCAGATGGGGCCGTTCCTCGCAAAGCTGACAAAGCTTGCTGGATATGATAAAGCGCTTCCCATGAACACCGGCGCCGAAGGCGTTGAGACCGCTATCAAGGCGGCACGCAGATGGGGCTATAAGGTCAAGAAGGTCCCCGAAGGAAAGGCCGAGATCATCGTTTGTTCCGACAACTTTCATGGAAGGACGACGACCATTGTGGGATTTTCGACAGACCCAGTTTGCAACGGTGGCTTCGGTCCATTTACGCCGGGTTTCAAGATCATACCTTATGGCGATACAAAGGCGCTTTCGACGGCAATGACCCCGAATACCGTAGGTTTTATGGTAGAACCGATACAGGGCGAGGCGGGGGTCAAGATACCACCAAAAGGTTATCTTAAAGAGTGCTATGCTATAACCAAAAAGAATCATGTCCTCTTTATTGCCGACGAGATCCAGACGGGGCTTGGAAGAACTGGAAAGCTCTTCTGTTTCGAACACGAGGGTGTAAGGCCCGAGATAGTCATAATAGGAAAGGCCCTTGGCGGAGGGGTTTATCCCGTCTCTGGTATCTTGGCGGACGACCCCGTTATGATGGCGGCGTTCGAATGGGGCAACCACGGTTCTACATTTGGCGGAAATCCTCTGGCGTGCGCTGTGGCGTCGGCCGCTATCGATGTCCTGATAGACGAAAAGCTCATAGACAGATCGAGAGAGATGGGCGAATACTTTGTCGGCAGGCTGGCGAATATAAGATCGCCAAAGATAAAAGAGGCAAGGGGCATGGGACTTCTTTGCGCCGTCGAACTGAAAAAAGAGGCCGGTCATGCCAGGAATTATACCGAGGCGCTCGTAAAAGAGGGTGTCCTTGCAAAAGAAACACACGAAACAACGATCCGTTTTGCGCCGCCGCTGGTTATAAAGAAAGAGGAGATCGACTGGGCGGTCGAGCGGATAGCAAAAGTGCTTGCGTAA
- a CDS encoding proline dehydrogenase, whose amino-acid sequence MVNMRNEKDTVIARSEATKQSPATVASRLLRFARNDTKGIPMNILFIFAKRFIAGQTLEEALPVVERLHKEGFGTTLDILGESVTNPAESRTVSDEYCKALKALKERGLETNMSLKLTQLGLDISEQLCFDNVAKILIEAGRTNGFIRIDMEGGPYTQKTLDMVQRWHNIYPTCGTVVQAMLRRTPRDVEDLLKDGVTIRLCKGAYKEPAGIALPDKRDVDKQYVSLMERLIGSGFYHGIATHDEKIIEKAKEYCRRYNIDRSKFEFQMLLGIRRDLQKRLLDEGWRVRVYIPYGSAWFPYTLRRMRERKENFWFVLKNIFRR is encoded by the coding sequence ATGGTGAATATGAGAAACGAAAAAGATACTGTCATTGCGAGGAGTGAAGCGACGAAGCAATCCCCCGCAACGGTGGCCAGTAGATTGCTTCGCTTCGCTCGCAATGACACAAAGGGCATTCCAATGAATATACTATTCATCTTTGCAAAGCGTTTCATAGCCGGTCAGACCTTGGAAGAGGCGCTTCCTGTTGTGGAAAGACTTCACAAAGAAGGTTTTGGAACGACGCTCGATATCTTGGGCGAGAGCGTTACCAATCCCGCCGAGTCGCGCACGGTTTCAGATGAGTACTGCAAGGCCTTAAAGGCGCTCAAAGAGCGCGGCCTTGAGACCAACATGTCGTTAAAGCTCACCCAGCTCGGGCTCGATATCTCAGAACAGCTCTGCTTCGATAATGTCGCAAAGATACTGATTGAGGCAGGACGCACGAACGGCTTTATCCGCATCGATATGGAAGGGGGTCCGTACACCCAAAAGACGCTCGATATGGTACAGCGCTGGCACAATATCTACCCGACCTGCGGGACCGTTGTGCAGGCGATGCTTAGGCGTACGCCGAGGGACGTCGAAGATCTTTTAAAAGATGGGGTTACGATAAGGCTCTGCAAGGGCGCCTATAAAGAACCGGCTGGGATCGCACTTCCTGACAAACGCGATGTGGACAAACAATACGTCTCGTTAATGGAGAGGCTCATAGGAAGCGGGTTTTATCACGGCATCGCAACGCACGATGAGAAGATAATAGAGAAGGCAAAGGAATATTGCCGCCGCTATAATATCGACAGGAGCAAGTTCGAGTTCCAGATGCTCCTTGGCATCAGGCGCGACCTGCAGAAGAGGCTCCTTGACGAAGGCTGGCGGGTCCGGGTATACATCCCCTACGGTAGCGCATGGTTTCCATACACGCTTCGCCGCATGCGCGAGCGCAAAGAGAACTTCTGGTTCGTGCTGAAGAACATCTTTAGAAGGTAA
- a CDS encoding restriction endonuclease subunit R, whose amino-acid sequence MNESETRAEHIDPALKTAGWGVVEGSKILREYPFTLGRIEGHGRRGKPLIADYVLIYRNHKLAVVEAKAWEEELTEGVAQAKNYADKLAVRYAYATNGKGIYGIDMQTGEEGKIAAYPTPDELWDMTFSMQNTWRDSFADVPFEDKGGSHPSRYYQDAAVEYVMEAIAVDQKRILITLATGTGKTFIAFQVAWKLFHSRWNLSREASRRPRILFLADRNILANQAYNAFSPFPEDAMVRISPEDIRKKGKVPKNGSLFFTIFQTFMSGPPKDGKPSPYFGEYPRDFFDFIIIDECHRGGANDESNWRDILDYFAPAVQLGMTATPKRKDNIDTYAYFGEPVYIYSLKEGINDGFLTPFKVKQISTTLDEYVYTPDDQLIEGEIEAGKLYTETDFNKIIEIMVREKTRVEIFMEQINQNEKTLVFCATQAHALAVRDLINQMKTSNDPNYCQRVTANDGALGEQHLRSFQDNEKTIPTILTTSQKLATGVDARNIRNIILMRPINSIIEFKQIIGRGTRLYDGKDYFTIYDFVKAHHHFHDKAWDGEPIEPEEPKPCPRCGCRPCVCEKPPPRLCPVCGKSPCECPKGPCPRCGQIPCQCRRKKKIKVKLADGKERTIQHMMATIFWHPDGTPMSAQQFMELLFGKLPEFFKDEAELRAIWSTPETRKKLLHGLADKGFGGDQLPEMQKIIDAEKSDIFDVLAYVAYALPTVTREERAVKAKVAISTHFNSKQRVFLDFVLSHYVSVGVEELDQEKLTPLLRLKYHDSISDAVADLGRPDEIGKVFVDFQKYLYQKRIAA is encoded by the coding sequence ATGAACGAATCCGAAACAAGAGCCGAACATATTGACCCCGCGTTGAAGACGGCGGGCTGGGGCGTCGTCGAGGGTAGCAAGATACTGCGCGAATACCCCTTCACGCTAGGCCGCATAGAAGGCCATGGTCGCCGCGGCAAGCCGCTCATCGCCGATTACGTGCTGATCTATCGCAACCACAAGCTTGCTGTCGTTGAAGCCAAGGCCTGGGAAGAAGAATTGACCGAAGGCGTGGCTCAAGCCAAGAATTACGCTGATAAGTTGGCGGTTCGTTACGCCTACGCCACCAACGGAAAGGGTATTTATGGCATTGATATGCAAACTGGCGAAGAAGGCAAAATTGCTGCCTACCCAACGCCGGACGAACTCTGGGATATGACCTTTTCTATGCAGAATACCTGGCGCGACAGTTTCGCTGATGTGCCGTTTGAGGACAAGGGAGGCTCGCATCCAAGCCGTTATTATCAAGATGCCGCGGTCGAATATGTAATGGAAGCGATTGCGGTGGACCAAAAGCGCATACTTATTACCCTCGCCACTGGCACCGGTAAGACTTTTATTGCCTTTCAGGTTGCGTGGAAGCTCTTTCACAGTCGCTGGAACTTAAGCCGCGAAGCATCGCGCCGCCCTCGAATCCTTTTTCTCGCTGATCGGAACATTCTTGCTAATCAGGCTTACAACGCGTTTTCACCTTTCCCCGAAGATGCAATGGTTCGCATCTCACCAGAGGACATTCGCAAGAAGGGCAAAGTACCAAAAAATGGTAGCCTTTTCTTCACGATATTCCAGACGTTCATGAGCGGTCCCCCGAAAGATGGTAAACCGTCTCCTTATTTCGGTGAATATCCGCGAGATTTCTTTGACTTTATAATCATCGACGAGTGTCATCGTGGCGGCGCTAACGACGAGAGTAACTGGCGCGACATCTTGGACTACTTTGCCCCTGCAGTGCAGTTGGGCATGACGGCAACACCCAAGCGAAAGGATAATATTGATACCTATGCTTATTTCGGAGAGCCGGTCTATATCTACTCGCTAAAGGAAGGCATAAATGACGGATTTCTTACACCGTTCAAGGTGAAACAGATTTCCACGACGCTCGACGAGTATGTCTATACGCCCGACGATCAGTTGATTGAGGGCGAGATCGAAGCCGGTAAGCTCTATACGGAAACCGACTTCAACAAGATCATCGAAATCATGGTGCGTGAAAAGACGCGTGTTGAGATTTTTATGGAGCAGATCAACCAAAACGAGAAGACGCTGGTGTTCTGCGCCACACAGGCTCATGCACTGGCTGTGCGTGATCTCATCAACCAGATGAAAACCAGTAATGACCCGAATTACTGCCAGCGGGTTACCGCCAACGATGGAGCTCTTGGCGAACAGCACCTGCGTAGTTTTCAGGACAACGAGAAGACTATCCCGACAATCTTGACCACGTCTCAAAAGCTCGCCACCGGCGTGGATGCCCGCAATATTCGCAATATCATACTCATGCGTCCGATCAACTCTATCATCGAGTTTAAGCAGATTATCGGCCGAGGCACGCGGCTTTACGATGGCAAGGACTACTTCACGATCTATGACTTCGTGAAGGCCCACCATCATTTCCATGACAAGGCGTGGGATGGCGAGCCGATCGAACCGGAGGAACCAAAACCGTGTCCGAGATGTGGTTGTCGCCCATGCGTGTGCGAGAAACCGCCTCCACGACTTTGCCCCGTGTGCGGCAAGAGTCCATGCGAATGTCCGAAAGGGCCTTGCCCGAGGTGTGGCCAGATTCCCTGCCAGTGTCGGCGCAAGAAAAAGATCAAAGTGAAGCTCGCAGACGGTAAAGAGCGCACGATTCAGCACATGATGGCGACAATCTTCTGGCACCCCGACGGCACACCGATGTCCGCACAACAGTTTATGGAACTGCTTTTTGGTAAACTGCCGGAGTTTTTCAAGGACGAGGCCGAACTGCGCGCTATTTGGAGCACGCCAGAGACGCGGAAGAAACTCTTGCATGGTCTAGCCGACAAAGGCTTTGGCGGTGATCAACTGCCCGAGATGCAGAAGATCATAGACGCCGAGAAGAGCGACATCTTCGACGTGCTGGCCTACGTGGCCTACGCCCTCCCGACGGTTACGCGAGAAGAGCGCGCCGTAAAAGCCAAGGTTGCGATCAGCACGCATTTCAACAGCAAACAGCGGGTCTTTCTCGACTTTGTGCTGTCGCACTACGTAAGCGTAGGGGTGGAAGAACTTGACCAGGAGAAACTCACGCCACTATTGCGGCTCAAGTATCACGACTCCATCTCCGACGCCGTGGCCGATCTGGGCAGGCCTGATGAAATTGGCAAGGTGTTTGTAGATTTTCAGAAATACCTGTATCAGAAACGGATTGCAGCATAA